The sequence AAAATCTCACTGCTTGCAAAAACGCATTTATGTGCATGCGGCCTAAATTTACCCCAGGCTTCGTAACTAGCGGCATCAAGGCACCGCAGTGGTTACCTGAGCCATTTGTCGCGACTTCACTCTTTGCCTCGGCGATCACCACTTTAAAGCCATTTTTAGCTAGCTCGCTAGCTGTTGCAAGCCCAGCCACTCCTGCTCCTATCACAAGCGCTGTTTTGCCTTTTACGCTGGCAACTGGCTCGCACCTAGCAAACCAAGCGTCCTTTAAATTTTCATCCTTTTTCTCTAGCACGGCGCTACTCATCTGGCGTTTTCTAGCGTAGCCCTCTTTTAGGCTCAGCAAAAAGCCAGCATTTTTTAGCCCAACTTTCACTATTTTTGCACACGAGTAGGTTCTAGCTATGGTGCCAACCCTGCTTAGCCTTGCGATCTGCTTAAAGACATCCTCGCTCCAGATCGAGCCATTTTTGCTTGGGGCAAAGCCGTCTAAAAACCAGATATCGGCGGCAAAATCAAGCTCAGGCAAAATTTGATCTGCCTCGCCGTAGCAAAGATCAAGGGTGATATTTGGTGCGAAATTTATGCGGTGTATGCCTGAGATTAGTGGTGGATAGAGCGAAACTAGCTTTTTAACATAAGCTTTAAAAATGCCTAAATTTTCATAAATTTTTAAAAGATCTTCTTTTTTTATAGGGCTTTTTTCGATGCTAACAAAGTGAAGCTTTTTGGAGCTATTTTTAAATTTCTTACAAAGCGTGAAGAAATTTAGCCCAGCACCAAAGCCAGTCTCAGCGACTATAAAGCTATCTTTGCTCTGCCAAATTTCATCAAGTGCGCTCGTAAAGACAAATTCGCTCTCAAGCCAAGGTTTTTCGGTGTTAAAGTAGATGTCGTCAAACTCTTCGTTAAATGGAATTTGCCCTTTAAAGCTTAAATTTGCATTTTTCATCTATTTTTTGCAAAATATCCATCTATGCCGTTTGCGATGCCGTTTGCAAGGGCTTTTTGATAGGCCTCGTTAAATAGTTTTTCGCCCTCGACTGGATGTGTGATGTAACCGATCTCGACAAGAACCGCTGGCATAAGAGCGCCCACGAGCACCCAAAATGGCGCCTCTCGCACGCTGCCGTCGCTGGCTGCATAGACCTTTCTAGCGCTTGCTAAAATGTCCTTTTGGATGTCGATACCAAGCTTGTTTGAGGCGATGATCTTCTCGCGGTTTAGCACGTTTAAAAACGTTTGCTGCGAAAAGTAGTTCATCTCTTCGATGTCTGATTTATTTTCAAGCGCGGCTGCGTTTTTACTGCGCTCGCTCCTTGCAGGCGACAAGAAAAATGTCTCGATACCGTGCATGCTCTTTGCTTTAGCAGCGTTTGGAGCGGCGTTTGCGTGAATGGAGACGAAAAGATCAGCCATCTTGTCATTTGCAAATTTTGTTCTTGACCTTAAATTTATAAAAACGTCAGTTGATCTGGTGAAATAGACCTTGTAGCCACGAGATTTTAGTATCTCGCCAAGCTTTTTGGCTACACCTAAAACGGCTGTTTTTTCTTTTAAACTGCCATTTACCGCACCAGGATCCGTGCCGCCATGCCCTGGGTCGATGACGATCGTTTTGTTGCGTGAAAACTTACCCGTCACAACTGGAGGCAAAGGCTCTTCTACTGGCTCGCTTTGTGCTGGCTCAGACTTTAAATTTGGCTCTGGCTCTTTTGGCTTGGCCTCTTCTTTTTTGTTTTTATGAAGCGGCGCTCTTACGTTTTCATTTGAGATGAAATTTTGAGCGCTGATTATTAGCAAATCCCCAGTCGCGTTTGCTTTTATCGTCTTTTGCACCTTGTCAGAAAAGATAATCCTAACGGTATTTTTATCGTACTGCGAGATGTGGATGTAGTCTGAGATGAAATTTTTATAAGTTAGTGGGTTGCCATTTAGCCTGCCATCAATATCCATGATGTTTTTGTAGGCGTTTTGCTGTTTGGCAAATGATGTTTTTAGCCTTGCGGTATCTAGCTTTGTGTTAAATTTAAGCACCAAGGTGTCATTTACCTTTGTAGCGCTTAGTAGCGTTAAAGCTGGCGAAGCTGCTGGCATGCTAGCACCTTTTACGCCATTTATCGAATTTAGATCTCTTATATATGCGCTTGAGTCAAAGCCAAGCGCCTTTGAGCTTGTTATTAGCCTTGATAACGCTTGTTTTTTCGTGTTTTTATCGTTTTTAATGATCGCATCGACATAGATATTTTTTATATCGTTGTGAAGCTTGATCTTTGCGCTTCTGTTTAGAGCCATAAAATTTCTATCAAATTTGGCAAAAGTCTCCGAATTTGTCGTCGCAAAAAGAAAACTAAATGCTAGAAAAAGAGATATTAAAACCCGTTTCATTCACCATGTACCAGCTTATGCATTAGCTCTTTTACGCTTATTAGCTCTTTTAGTTTGTAGCCATTTGCTCCTGTGAAAAATAGCCCGCTCTCTTTTTTGCCGCTATATGCGTCAAATAGCCTATCTGCGATGCAATACCCAACTTGCTTTGCCTCTTTGCCTCTTTGGCAAGGGCTCACGCAGTTGCTTATACACTGGATCTTTGGACCCATTCTTTTATCGACTAAATTTATCAAATTTGTTCTTATTCCGCGAGCTGGATAGCCAACTGGGCTCTTTATAAGCTCGATGTCTTTCTCTTCAGCCGCTAGCAAAACCTCTTTAAAGCCAATATCTGCGTCACACTCGTGAGTGCCGATGAAGCGTGTGCCCATCTGAACGCCATTTGCTCCAAGCGATATCGCCTTTTCTATGTCGTTTTTATCCCAAATTCCACCAGCTGCGATGAGAGGGAAGTCGCCCCACTCTTTGATCTCAGCTTTTACCTGTGGGATAAGGTTAAATAGCGAAAACTCAGGATCAAGGCACTGCTCGTATGTAAAGCCCTGATGGCCGCCACTTAGCGGTCCTTCAAGCACGACAGCATCTGGCAAGCGCTCATATCTTTGAAGCCAGCGCTTACAGATGATCTTTAGTGCTTTTGCGCTTGAGACGATCGGCACTAGTGCTATCTCTTTAAAATTTTGTGTAAATTCAGGTAAATTTGTAGGTAGCCCTGCACCTGAGACTATGATATTTATACCAGCCTCGCAGGCGTCTTTAACCACCCTTGCGTAGTCGTTTGCAGCATACATTATATTTACGCCAAGTGGCAAGTCACCACAAATTTTACGTGCATTTTCTATGACAGCTCGAAGCCCTCTTGTAGAGTAGAAATTTTCGCTTCCAAAAGGCTTTGCATTTAGCTCTTTATCTATAAATTTGCGGTTTTCATAGTAGCCTGTGCCAACTGAGCTAATTATGCCAAGACCGCCTTCTAAGCTCACATTGCCAGCTAGTTTGTCCCAGCTGATGCCAAGCCCCATACCGCCTTGAAATATCGGGTATTTTATCTCGTATTTACCTATTTTTAACGGCTTTAACTCCATTTATTCAACCTTTATCTTCGCAAATTTACGCTTACCAACCTGCAAGATATACTCGCCTGCTCCTAATTTTAACTGCTCATCACTAATTTTTTCTTGATTGACGCTAACTGCATTTGCTTTTATATCTCGCCTTGCTTGAGAGTTTGACTCACTTAGCCCACACTGAGATAAGGCTTCAACTATCCAAATCGGCGCTTTTAAGCTAAATTCTTTCATATCCGTTGGGAGCTGATTTTGAGAGTGCACGCTGTTAAATTCAGCCATAGCAGCCTTAGCAGCCTCCTCGCCGTGATACCTCGCTGTTATCTCGTATGCAAGATCCTCTTTTGCTTTTTTTGGATGGTACTTGCCGTTTTGAACATCACTCATCAAATTTTCTATCTCGCCAAGTGTTTTTGTGCTTAGTAGCTCGTACCAGCGCCACATTAGCTCGTCGCTTATGCTAAGCGTTTTTGCAAACATATCATTTGCATTTTCAGTTACGCCGATGTAGTTGCCAAGGCTTTTGCTCATCTTATTTACGCCATCAAGCCCCTCAAGAAGCGGCATCATGATGACGGCTTGCTCTTTGCCGACGTTATATGTTCGCTGCAATGTTCTACCCATTAGAAGGTTAAATTTCTGATCCGTACCGCCCATCTCGATGTCACACTTCATAGCAACGCTGTCATAGCCTTGAAGCAGTGGGTACATAAATTCGCAGATTGATATAGGGCTGCCCGCTTTTATCCTCTTTTCAAAATCGTCACGCTCTAACATTCTAGCTACTGAAAATGTGCTAGTTAGCTCAATTATGCCAGCAGCGCCAAGCTCATTTGACCATTTTGAGTTAAACATTATCACAGTTTTTTTAGGATCTAAAATTTTAAAAACTTGCTCTTCGTAAGTTTTGGCATTTTTTAAAACGGTCTCTTGATCTAGCTTTTTTCTAGTGGCTGACTTGCCTGTTGGATCGCCTATTTGAGCGGTAAAATCGCCTATCAAAAACTGCACTATCGCGCCATGTTTTTGAAGCAAAGCCATCTTGTTTAAAACGACTGTGTGACCTAGGTGAAGGTCTGGAGCTGTTGGGTCAAAGCCTGCTTTTACGTAGAAATTTTCACCTTTTTCATAATAATTTTTAACTAAATTTTCAACTCTCTCAGCATCGATCATCTCGGCAACGCCGCGGTTTATCTCTTGTAAAATATCGTCTATATCTTGAACCATTTTTCTCTCCTAATTATGATATGGGTCGCTTTGCGAAACAAAATCAATAATCTTATATCTATCTTTGATCTTCTCTTTGATCTCGTTTGCATCGATGTTTTCTGCTATTTCGACGCTTATTTCAAACGTATCTCCGCTAAGATCATTTGCTTCGTTTAGCGAGATTGTAGCTAAATTTATATCAAGTCTAGCAAGATATGTTAAAAATTCAGCCAACGCACCTTTTCTGTTTTCTAAATTTAATAAAATTTTATACCTATGCGGGGCATTCCTCGTCCATTTGACAAAGATGATCTCATCGCCTTTATCCATTAGCTTGCCAGCGCGCTCGCAAAGCTTGTGATGCACTGTCACGGTGTGGCCATTTTTAAAGCCAACTATACTATCGCCCCTTTTTGGATTACAACAATAATCAAACTCGACATTTGAAATTTTGTGATTTGAGTAGATCACTATGTTTTCAAATTTCTGCTTTTTGATCTGGTATTTGTCGCCCAAAGAGATCATAAATGGACGCTCTTTTCTGATGTATTTTTTAAGCATATTTGCCACTTCTTGCAGATACTCGCTATCAGTTGCCGCACGAAAGACCTTTTTGCCTAAATTTTCGCTCTCTATCCACTCTAAAATTCTATCTTTTGAGACGTTAAATACTGATTTTAAGATATCTATCGCCATTTTGTAGTTTATATCTCTTATCTTTTGCTTGCAAAATGACCTTATCGTCGCCTTTGCCTTGCCTGTTCGCACGCTATTTATCCACGAACAGCGAAATTTAGCCTCTTCGCCAGTTACTATCCTAACGATGTCGCCATTTTTTAGCTCCGTTAGAAGCGGCATCCTAACGCGGTTTATATAAGCTTCTTTTGCGTAAAGTCCGATCTCTGAGTGAATCTCATAAGCATAATCAAGCGCCGTAGCACCTCGTGGCAATGTAAAGACCTCTCCCTTTGGAGAATAAACTGCGATATCTTCGATATAAAGGCTATCTTTTGCGTATTCATATAGCTCTTCGACGTTACTATCATTCTCGCTATTTTGCATGCTGATGTCATTTAGCCAGTCAAGCTTTGGATTTAAGAGGCTGCCCTCGCCATTTTTATATTTCCAGTGAGCGGCGACACCGTATTCAGCGGTTTTATGCATATCATAAGTGCGAACTTGCGCCTCAAATATACTTTTGTTATCAAAAATGGTTGTGTGTATCGTTTGATAGCCATTTTGCTTTGGAAGCGCGATATAGTCTTTAAATCTAGAAATTAATGGGTTAAAATTTATATGTAAATTTCCAAGTGCAAGGTAGCAATCAAGCGGCTTTTGCACGATGATCCTAATGGCAAGCAAGTCAAGCACCTCTTCGATAGAAATGCCCTTTCTTTGCATCTTTAGATAGATCGAGTAGTAGTGTTTTATACGTTTTTGTATCTCAAAAGTGCCCTCGATAAAGCCATTTTCAAGCAAAATTTGACTTACCTTTTCGTGAAAAGCATTTAGCTTTAAGCTAAGCTGCTGCTTATTTTTGTTTAGGTAGCTATCGATCTTTGCGTATTCTTCTGGCATCGCGTATTTAAAGCTTAGATCTTCAAGCATGTTTTTGATCGATGAAATTCCCAGCCTATGAGCAATCGGAGCATAGACCATAAGCGTCTCTTCGGCTATGCGTTTTTGCTTTTCAGGCCTTAGCGCTTCAAGAGTTAGCATGTTGTGAAGTCTGTCGCAAAGCTTTACGACAAGGACTCTCACGTCTTCAATTGAGATTAAGAGCATCTTTCTAAAAGTTAGCGCCGAGCTTGCCAGTTTTTCGTTGCTATCTGAGCTTGCGAGCTTATTTTCTCTAATGGCAACTATCTTTGTAAGCCCCTCAACCAGCTTTGCAACCTCATCGCCAAATTCAGCCTGAAGCTCCCCTAGCGTTACGTCGGTATCTTCGACCACGTCATGAAGAAGTGCAGCTATGACCATGCTCTCATCGCCGCCCATATTTGCTACGATAGAGGCTACTAAGATGGGGTGGATGGCGTATGGTTCGCCACTTTTGCGGTATTGTCCAGCGTGAGATGTGACGCAGCTATCTACGGCTTTATCTAAAATTTCACTTTTCTCACAAAGAGAAAAGAGCAGTTTTATCGCTTCTGAAACGTTTTTGCAAGCTAAAATTTGCTCTATCAACTGCTCTAAAAAAAGACTATTTTCCTTCAACTATTGCCTCTAAGCCTATTTTGCCCTCAGCCACTTCAAGTAGTGCTATGTCGGCAAATTTCATCTTTGAAGTATCAGCATCAACTAAAGCTATGGCGCCATTTGCTAGCGCTTCTGCGCGCTTTGCAACGATAAGTGAAAGCTTATATCTGTCATCTCCTACTTGTTTTAGCGCTCTTGCTGTGATTTGTTCTGTTCTCATTTTTATCCTTTTTGAAATTTATTTTACAACTGAGTATAGGGCTGCTTCTTCTTCATTTATTATTTTTAATAAATTTCCAGCCTTAAACATATTACAAACTAAGATCGGCAGTGCGTTATCTTTTGCTAAAGCTATGGCAGTATCGTCCATAACCTTGATATCATCGCTCATCGCCTTTTCATAGTTTAGTGATTTTAGAAGTTTTGCATCTTTGAATTTTTTAGGATCTTTGTCATAAACGCCATCAACTTTTGTCGCTTTTATGATCATATCTGAGCCGATCTCGATAGCTCTTAACGTAGCTGCTGTATCTGTTGTGAAAAATGGATTGCCAGTGCCCGCAGCAAAGATAACAACTCTGCCCTTTTCTAAATGGCGCTGCGCACGTCCTACGATGAAAGTCTCACAGATCGCTTCCATCTTGATCGCGCTTTGCACTCTTACTTCAAGCCCACTTCTCTCTAAAGCTTCACGCATCGCGATCGAGTTGATGACAGTTGCTAGCATGCCCATGTGATCGCCACTTGTTCGCTTGATGATACCATCTTTTGCAGCGCTCACACCGCGCACTATGTTGCCACCGCCTATTACGATGCCAACTTCGATATCATTTTCAATAAGCTCTTTTATCTCGCTTGCTATAAATTTAAGCACAGCTG is a genomic window of Campylobacter concisus containing:
- the mnmC gene encoding bifunctional tRNA (5-methylaminomethyl-2-thiouridine)(34)-methyltransferase MnmD/FAD-dependent 5-carboxymethylaminomethyl-2-thiouridine(34) oxidoreductase MnmC; amino-acid sequence: MKNANLSFKGQIPFNEEFDDIYFNTEKPWLESEFVFTSALDEIWQSKDSFIVAETGFGAGLNFFTLCKKFKNSSKKLHFVSIEKSPIKKEDLLKIYENLGIFKAYVKKLVSLYPPLISGIHRINFAPNITLDLCYGEADQILPELDFAADIWFLDGFAPSKNGSIWSEDVFKQIARLSRVGTIARTYSCAKIVKVGLKNAGFLLSLKEGYARKRQMSSAVLEKKDENLKDAWFARCEPVASVKGKTALVIGAGVAGLATASELAKNGFKVVIAEAKSEVATNGSGNHCGALMPLVTKPGVNLGRMHINAFLQAVRFYKANLPKSLIKFNGCIDYAFDDELVKRYASWQDQSAEDVFKFDESLKPYPGIFIKEAAYARPREICKFLSSNFEILFNHEYESRTHLQNGKISVKFKNKKSLEADILVFCTGSKSSEIFKDYDMQISSVRGQVTHLKPALKNKLPLSAKGYICPAVKGVQVIGATYARNEICDTPKDEDNAKNLSDVSEFFDTTKATIIGSRVGYRSYSGDRFPIIGALHDEEFYKQNYKGLFWSKNKDNNPKASYEKNVFVNFAHGSRGLGTAILGANLIMDLVLDRPLCIERSLFFELHPARFLIRKLKKGLK
- a CDS encoding N-acetylmuramoyl-L-alanine amidase family protein, whose protein sequence is MKRVLISLFLAFSFLFATTNSETFAKFDRNFMALNRSAKIKLHNDIKNIYVDAIIKNDKNTKKQALSRLITSSKALGFDSSAYIRDLNSINGVKGASMPAASPALTLLSATKVNDTLVLKFNTKLDTARLKTSFAKQQNAYKNIMDIDGRLNGNPLTYKNFISDYIHISQYDKNTVRIIFSDKVQKTIKANATGDLLIISAQNFISNENVRAPLHKNKKEEAKPKEPEPNLKSEPAQSEPVEEPLPPVVTGKFSRNKTIVIDPGHGGTDPGAVNGSLKEKTAVLGVAKKLGEILKSRGYKVYFTRSTDVFINLRSRTKFANDKMADLFVSIHANAAPNAAKAKSMHGIETFFLSPARSERSKNAAALENKSDIEEMNYFSQQTFLNVLNREKIIASNKLGIDIQKDILASARKVYAASDGSVREAPFWVLVGALMPAVLVEIGYITHPVEGEKLFNEAYQKALANGIANGIDGYFAKNR
- a CDS encoding nitronate monooxygenase, encoding MELKPLKIGKYEIKYPIFQGGMGLGISWDKLAGNVSLEGGLGIISSVGTGYYENRKFIDKELNAKPFGSENFYSTRGLRAVIENARKICGDLPLGVNIMYAANDYARVVKDACEAGINIIVSGAGLPTNLPEFTQNFKEIALVPIVSSAKALKIICKRWLQRYERLPDAVVLEGPLSGGHQGFTYEQCLDPEFSLFNLIPQVKAEIKEWGDFPLIAAGGIWDKNDIEKAISLGANGVQMGTRFIGTHECDADIGFKEVLLAAEEKDIELIKSPVGYPARGIRTNLINLVDKRMGPKIQCISNCVSPCQRGKEAKQVGYCIADRLFDAYSGKKESGLFFTGANGYKLKELISVKELMHKLVHGE
- the tyrS gene encoding tyrosine--tRNA ligase gives rise to the protein MVQDIDDILQEINRGVAEMIDAERVENLVKNYYEKGENFYVKAGFDPTAPDLHLGHTVVLNKMALLQKHGAIVQFLIGDFTAQIGDPTGKSATRKKLDQETVLKNAKTYEEQVFKILDPKKTVIMFNSKWSNELGAAGIIELTSTFSVARMLERDDFEKRIKAGSPISICEFMYPLLQGYDSVAMKCDIEMGGTDQKFNLLMGRTLQRTYNVGKEQAVIMMPLLEGLDGVNKMSKSLGNYIGVTENANDMFAKTLSISDELMWRWYELLSTKTLGEIENLMSDVQNGKYHPKKAKEDLAYEITARYHGEEAAKAAMAEFNSVHSQNQLPTDMKEFSLKAPIWIVEALSQCGLSESNSQARRDIKANAVSVNQEKISDEQLKLGAGEYILQVGKRKFAKIKVE
- a CDS encoding RelA/SpoT family protein, translated to MKENSLFLEQLIEQILACKNVSEAIKLLFSLCEKSEILDKAVDSCVTSHAGQYRKSGEPYAIHPILVASIVANMGGDESMVIAALLHDVVEDTDVTLGELQAEFGDEVAKLVEGLTKIVAIRENKLASSDSNEKLASSALTFRKMLLISIEDVRVLVVKLCDRLHNMLTLEALRPEKQKRIAEETLMVYAPIAHRLGISSIKNMLEDLSFKYAMPEEYAKIDSYLNKNKQQLSLKLNAFHEKVSQILLENGFIEGTFEIQKRIKHYYSIYLKMQRKGISIEEVLDLLAIRIIVQKPLDCYLALGNLHINFNPLISRFKDYIALPKQNGYQTIHTTIFDNKSIFEAQVRTYDMHKTAEYGVAAHWKYKNGEGSLLNPKLDWLNDISMQNSENDSNVEELYEYAKDSLYIEDIAVYSPKGEVFTLPRGATALDYAYEIHSEIGLYAKEAYINRVRMPLLTELKNGDIVRIVTGEEAKFRCSWINSVRTGKAKATIRSFCKQKIRDINYKMAIDILKSVFNVSKDRILEWIESENLGKKVFRAATDSEYLQEVANMLKKYIRKERPFMISLGDKYQIKKQKFENIVIYSNHKISNVEFDYCCNPKRGDSIVGFKNGHTVTVHHKLCERAGKLMDKGDEIIFVKWTRNAPHRYKILLNLENRKGALAEFLTYLARLDINLATISLNEANDLSGDTFEISVEIAENIDANEIKEKIKDRYKIIDFVSQSDPYHN
- a CDS encoding DNA-directed RNA polymerase subunit omega, with protein sequence MRTEQITARALKQVGDDRYKLSLIVAKRAEALANGAIALVDADTSKMKFADIALLEVAEGKIGLEAIVEGK
- the pyrH gene encoding UMP kinase encodes the protein MSKRKRVLVKFSGEALAGENGFGIDTAVLKFIASEIKELIENDIEVGIVIGGGNIVRGVSAAKDGIIKRTSGDHMGMLATVINSIAMREALERSGLEVRVQSAIKMEAICETFIVGRAQRHLEKGRVVIFAAGTGNPFFTTDTAATLRAIEIGSDMIIKATKVDGVYDKDPKKFKDAKLLKSLNYEKAMSDDIKVMDDTAIALAKDNALPILVCNMFKAGNLLKIINEEEAALYSVVK